A window of the Roseovarius sp. S88 genome harbors these coding sequences:
- a CDS encoding 1-acyl-sn-glycerol-3-phosphate acyltransferase produces the protein MTTVVELPLWLLILILLFAAVTFASHFLFPSVRWFFRRRMQKAVAKLNTRLERPIEPFKLARRYDMIQRLIYDPEVSVAIAEYARKNNVPENVAFEKARRYAREIVPSFSATAYFSVAIRAAKALSLALYRVRMGRFHDKELGNIDRDATVIFVMNHRSNMDYVLVTWLAAERSALSYAVGEWARVWPLSRLIKAMGAYFIRRKSRDSLYRRVLSRYVGLATDGGVTQAVFPEGGLSLDGALAEPKLGILKYIIEERSDFERDVVFVPVAVNYDRVFEDKILVEAGQAGHRRFGAKISVVAGFILKQFWLWITRRYHRHGYAAASFGAPVSLSEFQKKHPDAPVEALGEVLMQRIGEEVPVLPVPLIAYALTTAGGPMTRDALCARTVELTEQLSQAHVHVPRDDLDYAVEVGTRNLLKRNLIKDGPDGYMAVEAKRAILSYYANSITQLFR, from the coding sequence TGGTTTTTCCGACGACGGATGCAAAAGGCGGTGGCCAAACTTAATACGCGACTGGAACGCCCGATTGAGCCGTTCAAGCTGGCGCGGCGTTACGACATGATCCAGCGTTTGATTTACGACCCTGAAGTCAGCGTGGCGATTGCCGAATATGCGCGTAAGAACAACGTGCCGGAAAACGTCGCATTCGAGAAAGCGCGCAGGTATGCGCGAGAGATTGTGCCCAGCTTTTCTGCCACCGCCTATTTCAGTGTGGCCATTCGTGCGGCTAAGGCACTGAGCCTTGCGCTCTATCGCGTGCGGATGGGGCGGTTTCACGACAAGGAACTTGGCAATATTGATCGCGATGCCACTGTGATCTTTGTGATGAACCATCGGTCCAACATGGATTACGTGCTGGTCACTTGGCTGGCCGCCGAGCGTTCCGCACTCAGCTATGCCGTGGGCGAGTGGGCGCGGGTCTGGCCGCTCAGCCGGCTGATCAAGGCGATGGGTGCCTATTTCATTCGTCGCAAGTCACGCGACTCTCTCTATCGTCGCGTGTTGTCTCGCTATGTTGGTTTGGCCACTGATGGTGGCGTGACACAAGCGGTGTTCCCCGAAGGTGGGCTTAGTCTGGACGGGGCACTGGCTGAACCCAAGCTTGGTATTTTGAAGTATATCATTGAAGAGCGCTCTGATTTTGAGCGTGACGTGGTGTTTGTTCCTGTGGCGGTCAACTATGACCGGGTGTTTGAAGACAAGATCCTTGTCGAGGCTGGACAGGCGGGGCATCGGCGGTTCGGGGCCAAGATTAGTGTGGTGGCGGGCTTTATCCTTAAACAATTCTGGCTCTGGATCACGCGGCGATATCACCGTCACGGTTACGCCGCAGCTAGCTTCGGTGCGCCTGTAAGCTTGTCGGAGTTTCAAAAGAAGCACCCCGACGCGCCGGTAGAAGCGCTGGGCGAGGTTTTGATGCAGCGGATTGGTGAGGAAGTTCCCGTGCTGCCGGTGCCGCTGATTGCTTATGCTTTAACGACTGCCGGTGGGCCGATGACCCGGGACGCGCTTTGTGCGCGTACAGTAGAGTTAACCGAGCAGCTCTCACAGGCGCATGTTCATGTACCGCGTGACGATCTGGACTATGCGGTAGAGGTTGGCACACGAAATTTATTGAAGCGCAACCTGATCAAAGATGGGCCGGATGGCTACATGGCCGTTGAGGCAAAACGCGCGATTTTGTCTTACTATGCAAATTCGATCACACAGTTGTTTCGCTAG